From a single Apium graveolens cultivar Ventura chromosome 2, ASM990537v1, whole genome shotgun sequence genomic region:
- the LOC141707512 gene encoding uncharacterized protein LOC141707512, producing the protein MGESSSSSERKSLALSQVVSDCVRRWFQETLKEAKSGDLSMQVLVSQMYNTGYGVPMDPQKAKLWMTRASRVRSSVWKVSNKRPGYNASDSDSDDLLEES; encoded by the exons ATGGGAGAGAGTAGTAGTAGCAGTGAGAGAAAGAGCTTGGCTTTGTCTCAAGTGGTCTCAGATTGTGTGAGGCGTTGGTTTCAAGAAACACTCAAAGAAGCAAAATCAGGAGATCTTTCTATGCAAGTTCTTGTTTCTCAGATGTATAATACTGGTTATGGTGTTCCTATGGATCCCCAGAAG GCGAAATTATGGATGACAAGAGCTTCTAGAGTTAGATCTTCAGTTTGGAAAGTTAGCAATAAGCGCCCTG GTTACAATGCAAGTGATTCCGATTCAGATGATTTGTTGGAGGAGTCTTGA